tagatctcacactttaccccatagaggtaatgcctccacatcttaagtgcaaagataacagctgccatctcaagatcgtgtgtcggatagttcagctcgtgcttcttcagctgtctagaagcataagctatcactctgtcattctgcattaacacacaacctaatcccactcgggatgcatcacagaacactgtgaaatcttcatcactgatcggcagagctaacaccggtgctgaagtcaaccgtctcttcaacgcttcaaaactctcatcacaatcctctgaccatacgaacttctgattcttcctggtcagtctggtcataggagcagctatcttcgcaaagtcctgcacgaacctccgatagtagcctgccaaacccagaaaactcttgatttctgtcactgtcgtgggtgtaggccaattggctactgtctctaccttcttgggatctactgttattccttcctctgatactacatgtcccaaaaaggcaatgttccttagccagaactcgcacttggagaacttggcatacaagccatgctctctcaaggtttgcaacacgattctcagatgctgggcatgctcctctgcattcctggagtacaccaagatatcatctataaagacgatcacaaaacaatccaagtactccctgaaaaccctgttaatgagatccatgaatgctgcaggggcattagtcaacccgaacggcatcactaggaactcataatgcccatatctggtcctgaaagccgtcttggatacatctccttccctaatcttcaactggtggtatccggatctgagatctattttagaaaaaaataatactggagcaccccagggtgaggtactcgggcggatgaaacccttagctaccaaatcctgtaactgctctttcaactctttcagctctgctagtgccatcttgtagggaggaatagagatcggtctagaaccaggcatcaattctatcttgaactctatttccctatcaggtggtagtcctggaagctcgtcaggaaacacatctgggaattctcgaacaactggtactgaggacggttccctaacccgactgtctagctctctcacataagctaggaacccctgacaacccttcctcaacatcctacgagcttgaagggctgagatcaaactcctaggtgtccctctcctgtctcctctgaagacacactctgacccatcttggtctctgagactctctaccttgtccctgcagtgcaaggtagcactataggtagataaccaatccatccctagaatgacatcaaaatctgtcaactctagaaccacaaggtcagctggaaggcatctatcctctataaacactggactgaactgacagactgactctgccaatgatgggtcacatctaggtccactgatgggtcacatccctagaatgacatcaaaatctgtcaactctagaaccacaaggtcagctggaaggcatctatcctctataaacactggactgaactgacagactgactctgccaatgatgggtcacatctaggtccactgacccagagaggacacgctAACTCGGATAcgatcaaccccaatctctctgcggctttagaagaaatgaaagagtgagaagcaccggggtccatcaaagcatatacctcggaacacccaatgatgagattacctgacaccactgtgttcgaagtgtctgcctcctgctgagtcatggtgaaaatccgtgctggagctgatggacctgcacctcgggaacccatccctgatgaagaggctgcccctcttcctctacctctgccactgcttggtggtcgggctgaagctgctgactgtacgacactacctgaggtcatctgctgggatggtgtaaccaaagttgcctgaggacattctcgtgcataatgtccctcctgcccacatctatagcaggctgaagatcccaacaaacaagctcctctgtgcagtctcccacacctattgcaaactagaagatctgtgccagagctggagccactactcattcccagacccgtcttaatcctgttccagaacttgcctctctttcctttgaatttatcccatctcttcttgctcgcacttgccgtactctgtgcggaggaacctggtttagcaccagaagactgtgcctttgattgcttgactactccctgactgatggcactggcctccatctttctagcagcatccacaatggagtggaaactctccttctccgcgtggagaatcaaagagaaatacctgggatgaagcctcgtggcatatctctttgccttcttctgatccgtatcatacgcctaaCCCacatatggtaacaattccaggaacttatctgtatactcatcaacactcatctcctccgtctgtctcaactgttcaaactccacaacctttagctccctggaactgtcagggaaagcccacccagcaaattcattggcgaactcttcccatgacatactgtcaattctggggtccacataattctggaaccattctctggctttcttgcattttaatgtgaaccctgccatctcaatggctctactgtcatctactcccaactcacttgtgatcattctgactgcactgagatactcaaaggggtcatctcccgtattgaatttaggagcatccaactttaagtactcggtcatcttcaccttatttccccctgaagaactgggttgtgcttcaacaacaggggctactggttcaggtggtggtggtggaggtactgtttctctggattcaggcgatgctgaacttggatgaaaaggtgggggtggatacatgtgatatggtggatagaaggaaggatagggcatatatggcatgtagggtggatatggggcaaagctggagtaatccaacGTGCCtctcatcggataccctgggccctgtggaaagggtggatagccaaaccccgaggcctgtgcgcctccctgggactcccccataccttcttctgaccttcctatacccatacttacatctctactctgatcctcctccatagcacctctctcttcttctgatcttccccctctgcctattcctcttctgctctcgtcagaagaccttctcgggtctcttgacgttccctccctgcttgacctgtgagtccttgcccttggcaatgcaggaggacgagcagctgtaccctcactttcaggtgggactctagtcaatctcgcggatcgacgagttcctcgcatcttaactctctctggaaaacaacacataacagagcacataagcgCACATCatataaggcacatgcatacatACTGGCAGTTCACAGCAtcagatagacaggactaacatcctatcctagtggacatgttttcctattgtgcttgacccactaaacctctatgagcccacctctctctctataggtccgaccatgtgaacctagggctctgataccaatctgtaacagctcgaaaaccgaactgctaccggcactaggatccagatcgacttaaggtcgccgggacccgtagtaagcctgctatactgtctgtgtacctgtgagatcccatacatgatcatacgttttctgtcaaaccattaaaaccttgttttcctccagggcttaacctgtgcatgcactctttctagtctatcaactcataatgttaagcctggttttctcatatgcattaacaataaaagaaacatacatacactgatcatgtgtctacaacaagggactacaactcttataagttaagcacaaagctacacactatacattatctttttacatgaacatgtccacactagctattacataactctgcttcttgcacaccctgctggactccctctggactctgaacctgcacaactggggttaggggagagggatgagctatacaagcccaatgagcagaactagaaAACATAATCTGAAAatcatgatctcatggaatgcacaacagcacatcatctcagggatagacatgaccaccaaaaatcccaatcctaaaaggatgcctggcctagccaggtcttacaacctcaatctgcctggcccagccaggtcttatcaactctgcctgcctggcccagccaggtcttactatctctgctgcttgctctagtcaggtcttacctacagatggctgcctggcccggccaggtcttataacagagcttgggctattggagtcgccttggtctatccacagcctcatacgcatcgtatatgcaatgccgcatattcgtgaaactaatgcaagcatcctactagactcattatgatgcatgatatatgctcaaagcagtttagttctgaaaagagaagttccactcacctctggctgactctgtactaactctgcaggttctgaaacagtgctcactgctaatctctggggttcctctggtccgtacctacacaggtggactcaaatgagggaccaaactaactcaagaacatctctaagaaactccccaaaaaccctctacaagatccccaaacaatcacataaaacatgcaaaagaaagctggacagggcacgttcggcggcaggttcggcggccgaaacctctctccagagacgaaactcatgcatgttcggcggcacctttggcggccgaaggtctcgtccagagatgaaactcacacactttcggcggccgaactccctctttcggcggccgaaagtccctttctaaaccgaacgcctaactttcgggggcaagctttggcagccgaaactgcctccacaaggggttcggcgaccgaacctggttttgcccgctgggcagaaccctgctctgtttcatgcaaactcaacacaaaacttacccaacatgcatatcaactactcccaactagcacataccataaaaacatgcataaaagggcctaaaactACCTTATAACCCaaaacaacacatcaaacaacacttacacATGCTGAAACactaaatcatgcaaaacctcaaccaaaaccctattcatgcatactatccatacaactcccataaaaccttcaaaaatcagtaaaagaggttctggatcttgacttacctcttccaaacaagagatcaagtgatcctaacgtggagatatgaagaaaatctcttccaaagctccaaacttccaaacttgctatgtttactcaaaaccttcaaaacataccaaaactcttacaactcttgaaagatttggtgaaaaccatgaaaaacatgaaagtcaacgtgggagaggcttgaactcacctctggctgcaagtggaggagcaatatcctccttccaccgaccctttggccctttttataggtggctggccagaccaccttcggcagccgaaggagaactcgaaaccatgcaatgttcagcggccgaaagtgaccttcggcggccgaacctttgcatttctctctTGTTgcctttctttcaaaactcattttcctttatacgtaaaaccttaaaacaagtcaaaatacctcagaaaacatatgtattacccttcttaagggtttcgacacccgagattccaccagactacaggaattccgaggccggactcgagccgggtattacaacaacaAGCTTGTAGAAATGGAGGACTTCAATGAAAAATGGGTCCATGAAAAATCGAAGACCCGCCTTCAGTTGCTTTTTGTAAACTATGATCGTGTCCTCTGCAGGAGTTTGGTCATCAACACGAACGCACAGGTTGGTACAGTTAGGAGAAGAGTGCAACACTCTGCTCGATTTTTTGTTGAAACAAAGGAAACGGAAAGCCACCAGAATTCTCCACTTGTTGGGATGCAGTTGAGTGACGACAAGCTTTTGAAAGTAGAGGACTTCAATGAAAAATGGGTCCATGGAAAATTGAAGGCTCGCCTTCAGTTGCTCTTTATAAATTATGACCGTGTCCTCTGCAGGAATTTAGTCATCAACACGAACGCATAGGTTGGGTGCATGAATTCGAAAGAGTTCTCAGGAGATCTGATAGTGATTGTACAGACGGTCCACGTCCTTTTCTATTAACACGGATGGGATATCGTTCACCAGAAGGCTATCGTTCTCATGGATCGCCCTCAGTGGAATGATAGGAGCTAGAGCACGGATGGAGCCGTCAGAATAGGAGCCTGAAGTGGAGCTTCCACTAGAAGGAGACGATGTAGAGGAGATATTTATcttggaaaaagaaataaaaaaaaatacctaaagCAAAAGTGGTAGTAGAAGGCTAGATGGTCGAGTCTTTTTCAAAGTGCAAAGATCAATTGTGAGTAAAAGTGGTAATCAGAGGAGGAGAATAAGGATTTTTATACTACGATTTCAATAGCAAGTTTAAATGCAACTCGAGAAGCAAAGAAATCATCATTTATATCAAGGAATAGGCAAAGGGATGCGAGCATGTAGGGCCAATTTAAACGTGCCACGTGCTCAAGATCGTGAAGACAATTGTAAACTCCAAATCAGGACCTATGATACGATATAATAATCATccaaaataagttatgagcTGTCATCATAGTATAAGACTAGTAGTAAGGTCTAATAATCTTACATGCGATCACAAAGGTCTCACCCACAAAAAGGAAGACTAAAACACTCTAACATTCAGTGCTTCACTAAAATTTGTCCCCACTTAAATTGGTCGAGTGTTCATGGAAAGTTATTATTAGCGAATATATTCTAAGAAAATCTCCATTATACCTATAATCTATTATATTCATATATTCTATtagtttactaacttgagcggAGTGACTGTTCATAGATATCAACCATCTCATATTTTCTCTTTTACATATTGACGAATTATAATTCAACTCTATTTCCAGCCACATTACTTATTAAATTCATCAAATtctagataaaaaaatttttaaattaaaattcgtaGTTTTATTTTCGGTGTAGTAAAATATAATGATCCTTTAAAATATCAATAGTTATATGTGTGTGTGATTTGCGATTTgtctttgtttttttatttaattaaaataaaaaggagatgttaagttttttattaatttttattttattgttttcatatataaaatattaaaatttaataaacaaggAGTTTAGTTTGTAAATATAAAAACGtattagtaattataatatttagctataaaatatatgaattaattttaattaaaaatataaaatttaaattaaaaattattttattgatcaaataaaatttaaaaatatatgaactaaacataacttttactaaatattataaaataaattataatttattactaatatttaacaagttaaagaaaaaattatttttctaaatggcGTAAAGTATAATACATTTtcacaaataaaaaagaaaataatttattaagttatatgtaataaatataataacttTTTCATAagtaaagataaaatttatattatttgtgctggttttattaattaaattttttcttattaattttataatgtcGAGAAACAATATAATAAGttgtatatattttaatatatattttttttcaaatgaataGTAGTAAAtgaaaagaattaatttttactccattaaatcaatttcaatttattaaatatttcaattaattaaattaattatatccaCTCAACTTAGTAAAGATTTTTATgtgaaataaaattaacaattgggttataatttatttaatttaaatagaataaatttttagcttaaatataattaaatcattattttatacaatatttatacaataaaTTCATACAAAACTTGAAAAACTAATATTACGTGAGCTTGAAAAGCTAATGTTGTctgaaaattgaattaaatactatatttttatattattataagtaaaactaaatttaattaatcgtaaacattaatttattattatttaaattatttataaagtttatataaattttaaattcttaatcCTTATGATCTTAAGATCTTTTAGTTAAGTTTTAGTATTTCCAAACAAAACTGTCTTCTTCTTTTATGTTCTACTCTCATTACAGTAACGGCATACAAACCTAGGCTGCACCATTCTTCCCTTTTCGGTTTCATGCAAACCCAAGACTAAAACTCCCTTCCATGGCCGATGCAACACGAGGATGATATTTCTCTTTTATGGCCGACTATAAACTAATCGGACAGAAATTCATCTTTCATTATGAAACTctcctttaatttttataattggtTCGGTTCATTTTAGTTCGGTTCGAAATTGAAATCCTTAATCAATTAACTACCAAACATAAATGTACTAATAAAGGATGCAAAGATTGGCAAATTAAGCATAAGAGAAATTCAGTGCAAATCCTAACTGATGTCTTGACCAAGTAAGTATCTAAAAATAGATATATACTCTCCTTATTATTACTCAAAATATGGGTTGTCCAGACAATGCTTCACTCATTCCTTAGTAACTGCCAAACAAACATTTACGGATTGTCCAATCTTCATTATTCCAATCTTGCAACGTTCCCTTTTGCCCTCTGCTACCTGTCCCCTTGCTACTCGTTAACCACATCTTGCCATGCAAACCCTAGCTTCCCTCTTCATCATTTATTACCATTTACCCTTGCCACCTTAACTTCCTCCTTCCATCTCCTCATGGGGGAGCGCTTCCCACTTTTCAGAATTCAGCAAGCCGACGAGCCACCTCTTCAGACAAGACCCTCACCTCCCAACTACGAGCCAATTTTCCGACCTAGACCTTTTCCTTCTCGCAAGAGTTCACTCAAAGTTAAACCAAAGCCTGTTTCCATTGATCAATCAGAGACCTATGTCGTCCAAATTCCCAAGGAACACATATTTAACGTCCCTCCACCGGAAAATGCCATCATTGCTGAACGTTACCGGAAtccagagaagaagaagaactcaAATGGGAATTGTACGCTCTGTGTTGTTATAACGTTGTTGGTTGTTGCTGCCTTAGTCGGATTGATCGTAGGAGTCGTTCATATTGCTTCTAAACCTAAGACTCCTGTTTTTTCTGTTGTGCATGTGGGTGTCAAGAATCCACCTTCTTCATCCCATAAAAACGCACGTAATACGATCTATGAAATCACATTGAAGGCAAAGAATCGAAATAAGAAAACGGAGACTATTTATAGCAGTCCTGGGGGCATCACACTTTTGTACAATGGTAACAAAATTGGTGCAGGAAAATCCCCGCGATTTGATCAACCTGCTGGTAGTTCAAC
This genomic interval from Manihot esculenta cultivar AM560-2 chromosome 12, M.esculenta_v8, whole genome shotgun sequence contains the following:
- the LOC110627647 gene encoding NDR1/HIN1-like protein 13, which translates into the protein MGERFPLFRIQQADEPPLQTRPSPPNYEPIFRPRPFPSRKSSLKVKPKPVSIDQSETYVVQIPKEHIFNVPPPENAIIAERYRNPEKKKNSNGNCTLCVVITLLVVAALVGLIVGVVHIASKPKTPVFSVVHVGVKNPPSSSHKNARNTIYEITLKAKNRNKKTETIYSSPGGITLLYNGNKIGAGKSPRFDQPAGSSTKVGLTLKSSKGSLPEDITRSIKDKKGKRHVSLVLKMNKVPVKMKSWSKAINIICNLKVSSLGASGNNVVSQRCQTKFN